A part of Gossypium hirsutum isolate 1008001.06 chromosome A07, Gossypium_hirsutum_v2.1, whole genome shotgun sequence genomic DNA contains:
- the LOC107937024 gene encoding uncharacterized calcium-binding protein At1g02270 isoform X2 has translation MVMLASFFKDPEFANVDSSENESIPFRGTILRTKSGKFSSVSEPCVSCTTVNILSPIYKRLDQQNQNVRESDFRAFWLARNERIVDWLLYESSSIICLQEFWVGNEELVQMYEQRLGASGYDTFKLARTNNRGDGLLTAIHKEYFRVLNYRELLFNDFGDRVAQLLHVQSVIPFLQNNDDSMQQEILIVNTHLLFPHDSSLSIVRLHQVYKILQYLETYQRENKLSQVPVMLCGDWNGSKRGHVYKFLRSQGFVSSYDIAHEYTDSDHKWVSHRNHRGNICGVDFIWLRNPNKSIKPLKISWAEAAFGIIKYQLQKASLNEKDAFDFLRADNNGNYITYSDFCDALKQEMKNLWVQADVDGNGVLDYDEFKRIWYCTCSENIDEDSNSEDSKEGITKEAFGFAVKNAILFPREVEKGIWPENYHLSDHARLTALFSPVRLRCSQKSL, from the exons ATg gtaaTGTTGGCAAGTTTTTTTAAAGACCCAGAATTTGCTAATGTGGATTCAAGTGAAAACGAGTCTATACCTTTTAGAGGAACGATTTTGAGGACAAAAAGTGGTAAATTTTCATCAGTTTCGGAGCCTTGCGTTTCTTGTACCACCGTCAACATCTTGTCACCTATCTACAAGCGATTGGACCAGCAG AATCAGAACGTACGTGAAAGTGATTTCAGAGCATTTTGGTTAGCTAGAAATGAGAGGATTGTAGATTGGTTGCTTTATGAAAGCTCTTCCATTATCTGTCTCCAG GAGTTTTGGGTTGGAAATGAAGAATTGGTACAAATGTACGAACAAAGGCTTGGTGCTAGTGGCTATGACACCTTCAAGCTTGCAAGAACCAACAACCGAGGAGATG GCTTGCTGACTGCCATTCACAAGGAGTactttagggttttaaattataGAGAGTTGCTCTTCAATGACTTCGGAGACCGTGTTGCTCAGTTGTTACATGTTCAATCGGTCATCCCTTTCTTGCAAAATAATGATGATAGTATGCAACAAGAAATTCTTATTGTGAACACCCACCTGTTATTTCCTCACGATTCCAGTTTATCCATCGTAAGACTTCACCAG GTTTATAAAATACTACAATATCTTGAAACATATCAGAGAGAAAACAAACTCAGCCAGGTGCCTGTCATGCTCTGCGG TGACTGGAATGGAAGCAAGCGTGGGCATGTTTACAAATTCCTAAGGTCCCAGGGATTTGTTTCATCGTACGATATTGCTCATGAATATACAGACAGTGATCACAAG TGGGTTAGCCATCGAAATCATAGAGGAAACATCTGTGGTGTTGATTTCATATGGCTTCGTAACCCTAACAAGTCAATAAAACCATTGAAGATAAGTTGGGCTGAAGCAGCTTTCGGTATAATAAAG TATCAACTTCAAAAGGCTTCATTGAATGAAAAAGATGCCTTTGACTTTCTAAGGGCCGACAACAATGGAAACTACATAACATATTCGGATTTCTGTGATGCACTTAAACAG GAGATGAAAAATCTTTGGGTCCAAGCAGACGTTGATGGAAATGGTGTTCTAGACTACGATGAATTTAAA AGAATTTGGTACTGTACATGTTCAGAAAATATAGATGAAGATAGCAACTCAGAGGACTCGAAGGAAGGCATCACAAAAGAAGCCTTTGGTTTCGCAGTAAAGAATGCGATTCTCTTCCCCCGCGAAGTGGAGAAGGGGATATGGCCCGAGAACTACCACCTTTCCGATCATGCGCGACTCACTGCACTGTTCTCACCGGTTAGGTTACGGTGTTCACAGAAAAGCCTATAG
- the LOC107937024 gene encoding uncharacterized calcium-binding protein At1g02270 isoform X1 — protein MVMLASFFKDPEFANVDSSENESIPFRGTILRTKSGKFSSVSEPCVSCTTVNILSPIYKRLDQQNQNVRESDFRAFWLARNERIVDWLLYESSSIICLQEFWVGNEELVQMYEQRLGASGYDTFKLARTNNRGDGLLTAIHKEYFRVLNYRELLFNDFGDRVAQLLHVQSVIPFLQNNDDSMQQEILIVNTHLLFPHDSSLSIVRLHQVYKILQYLETYQRENKLSQVPVMLCGDWNGSKRGHVYKFLRSQGFVSSYDIAHEYTDSDHKWVSHRNHRGNICGVDFIWLRNPNKSIKPLKISWAEAAFGIIKYQLQKASLNEKDAFDFLRADNNGNYITYSDFCDALKQLKLTSLSHGLSFQEMKNLWVQADVDGNGVLDYDEFKRIWYCTCSENIDEDSNSEDSKEGITKEAFGFAVKNAILFPREVEKGIWPENYHLSDHARLTALFSPVRLRCSQKSL, from the exons ATg gtaaTGTTGGCAAGTTTTTTTAAAGACCCAGAATTTGCTAATGTGGATTCAAGTGAAAACGAGTCTATACCTTTTAGAGGAACGATTTTGAGGACAAAAAGTGGTAAATTTTCATCAGTTTCGGAGCCTTGCGTTTCTTGTACCACCGTCAACATCTTGTCACCTATCTACAAGCGATTGGACCAGCAG AATCAGAACGTACGTGAAAGTGATTTCAGAGCATTTTGGTTAGCTAGAAATGAGAGGATTGTAGATTGGTTGCTTTATGAAAGCTCTTCCATTATCTGTCTCCAG GAGTTTTGGGTTGGAAATGAAGAATTGGTACAAATGTACGAACAAAGGCTTGGTGCTAGTGGCTATGACACCTTCAAGCTTGCAAGAACCAACAACCGAGGAGATG GCTTGCTGACTGCCATTCACAAGGAGTactttagggttttaaattataGAGAGTTGCTCTTCAATGACTTCGGAGACCGTGTTGCTCAGTTGTTACATGTTCAATCGGTCATCCCTTTCTTGCAAAATAATGATGATAGTATGCAACAAGAAATTCTTATTGTGAACACCCACCTGTTATTTCCTCACGATTCCAGTTTATCCATCGTAAGACTTCACCAG GTTTATAAAATACTACAATATCTTGAAACATATCAGAGAGAAAACAAACTCAGCCAGGTGCCTGTCATGCTCTGCGG TGACTGGAATGGAAGCAAGCGTGGGCATGTTTACAAATTCCTAAGGTCCCAGGGATTTGTTTCATCGTACGATATTGCTCATGAATATACAGACAGTGATCACAAG TGGGTTAGCCATCGAAATCATAGAGGAAACATCTGTGGTGTTGATTTCATATGGCTTCGTAACCCTAACAAGTCAATAAAACCATTGAAGATAAGTTGGGCTGAAGCAGCTTTCGGTATAATAAAG TATCAACTTCAAAAGGCTTCATTGAATGAAAAAGATGCCTTTGACTTTCTAAGGGCCGACAACAATGGAAACTACATAACATATTCGGATTTCTGTGATGCACTTAAACAG CTAAAGTTAACCAGTCTTTCTCATGGACTAAGTTTCCAGGAGATGAAAAATCTTTGGGTCCAAGCAGACGTTGATGGAAATGGTGTTCTAGACTACGATGAATTTAAA AGAATTTGGTACTGTACATGTTCAGAAAATATAGATGAAGATAGCAACTCAGAGGACTCGAAGGAAGGCATCACAAAAGAAGCCTTTGGTTTCGCAGTAAAGAATGCGATTCTCTTCCCCCGCGAAGTGGAGAAGGGGATATGGCCCGAGAACTACCACCTTTCCGATCATGCGCGACTCACTGCACTGTTCTCACCGGTTAGGTTACGGTGTTCACAGAAAAGCCTATAG
- the LOC107937024 gene encoding uncharacterized calcium-binding protein At1g02270 isoform X3 produces the protein MMGISFRLLAVLIMCTDYPERFNSVTVVLDVLFSFYNFSKYSLLVSSLRIYISFSTTGLLTAIHKEYFRVLNYRELLFNDFGDRVAQLLHVQSVIPFLQNNDDSMQQEILIVNTHLLFPHDSSLSIVRLHQVYKILQYLETYQRENKLSQVPVMLCGDWNGSKRGHVYKFLRSQGFVSSYDIAHEYTDSDHKWVSHRNHRGNICGVDFIWLRNPNKSIKPLKISWAEAAFGIIKYQLQKASLNEKDAFDFLRADNNGNYITYSDFCDALKQLKLTSLSHGLSFQEMKNLWVQADVDGNGVLDYDEFKRIWYCTCSENIDEDSNSEDSKEGITKEAFGFAVKNAILFPREVEKGIWPENYHLSDHARLTALFSPVRLRCSQKSL, from the exons ATGATGGGGATATCTTTTAGGCTGTTAGCAGTCCTAATAATGTGTACAGACTATCCTGAAAGATTTAATTCAGTTACTGTGGTGCTTGatgttttgttttcattttacaacttttcgAAGTATTCATTACTAGTCTCAAGCTTGAGAATTTATATTAGTTTTTCTACGACAGGCTTGCTGACTGCCATTCACAAGGAGTactttagggttttaaattataGAGAGTTGCTCTTCAATGACTTCGGAGACCGTGTTGCTCAGTTGTTACATGTTCAATCGGTCATCCCTTTCTTGCAAAATAATGATGATAGTATGCAACAAGAAATTCTTATTGTGAACACCCACCTGTTATTTCCTCACGATTCCAGTTTATCCATCGTAAGACTTCACCAG GTTTATAAAATACTACAATATCTTGAAACATATCAGAGAGAAAACAAACTCAGCCAGGTGCCTGTCATGCTCTGCGG TGACTGGAATGGAAGCAAGCGTGGGCATGTTTACAAATTCCTAAGGTCCCAGGGATTTGTTTCATCGTACGATATTGCTCATGAATATACAGACAGTGATCACAAG TGGGTTAGCCATCGAAATCATAGAGGAAACATCTGTGGTGTTGATTTCATATGGCTTCGTAACCCTAACAAGTCAATAAAACCATTGAAGATAAGTTGGGCTGAAGCAGCTTTCGGTATAATAAAG TATCAACTTCAAAAGGCTTCATTGAATGAAAAAGATGCCTTTGACTTTCTAAGGGCCGACAACAATGGAAACTACATAACATATTCGGATTTCTGTGATGCACTTAAACAG CTAAAGTTAACCAGTCTTTCTCATGGACTAAGTTTCCAGGAGATGAAAAATCTTTGGGTCCAAGCAGACGTTGATGGAAATGGTGTTCTAGACTACGATGAATTTAAA AGAATTTGGTACTGTACATGTTCAGAAAATATAGATGAAGATAGCAACTCAGAGGACTCGAAGGAAGGCATCACAAAAGAAGCCTTTGGTTTCGCAGTAAAGAATGCGATTCTCTTCCCCCGCGAAGTGGAGAAGGGGATATGGCCCGAGAACTACCACCTTTCCGATCATGCGCGACTCACTGCACTGTTCTCACCGGTTAGGTTACGGTGTTCACAGAAAAGCCTATAG
- the LOC107937028 gene encoding uncharacterized mitochondrial protein AtMg00820 isoform X1 yields MFIERTRFCMGSCHTQGSAPNLGFLAPPPVLLGNTHNMVTRSKVGIFTPKALKIEAIDYEPRTVEEAFVDLEWKLAIQVEFDTSMAKSIWELVSLPHGRKVIGCKWLFKIKKNADGTVTRQKPRLVSKGCLEVPRCDFKETFSPVVKPVTIRTIFMVVVSCGWQLHRVDVNNAFLNGDLIDEVFMQQPPGYVQTGPTRCNWCVNWQRHCTGCVKHHMYGLTN; encoded by the exons ATGTTTATCGAGAGGACACGGTTTTGCATGGGTTCATGCCATACTCAG GGATCTGCTCCGAATTTGGGCTTCTTGGCTCCTCCGCCTGTTCTACTGGGTAATACTCATAATATGGTTACTAGGTCTAAAGTTGGGATTTTTACACCCAAGGCCCTGAAAATAGAGGCCATTGACTATGAACCACGCACGGTTGAAGAGGCGTTTGTTGATCTAGAATGGAAACTTGCAATTCAAGTAGAATTTGATACATCTATGGCTAAATCCATTTGGGAACTTGTATCTCTGCCCCATGGACGAAAAGTGATAGGGTGTAAGTGGCTCTTCAAGATAAAGAAAAATGCTGATGGAACAGTTACTCGGCAAAAGCCTAGGCTAGTCTCGAAAGGGTGTTTGGAGGTTCCTAGGTGTGATTTCAAGGAAACGTTTAGCCCAGTTGTAAAACCTGTGACTATTCGAACCATATTTATGGTTGTTGTTTCTTGTGGTTGGCAACTTCACCGagtagatgttaataatgctttttTAAATGGTGATCTCATTGATGAAGTTTTCATGCAACAACCTCCGGGTTATGTTCAGACTGGTCCTACTAGATGCAATTGGTGTGTCAATTGGCAAAGGCATTGTACGGGCTGTGTCAAGCACCATATGTATGGTTTAACAAATTGA